The following DNA comes from Bacillota bacterium.
ACCACCGAGGGTTTGGGGTTTGTCGGTCAAGGGGAAGGGATTGCCGCCTATGCTTCCTGTACGCTAGTCAAGGCCTAGGAGGCGGAGGAGCTGAAGGAGGACTGCCCCCATTCCCGCGGCCACCAAAGGTCCAACGGGAATCCCCTGAAAGAAGGTGGCTCCCACAATGGTCCCCAGGACGATTCCGAGGATGGCCTCGGGGTGGGACTGGAGAATGGTAACTCCCCGGGCGCCCAGGTAGGCTCCGGCAATTCCCGCGACAAAGGTAGCCGCGCCCGTGGGTCGCAGCAGGGCCTGGGCAACTTGTCTTAGCTCTAGGTCCGAACTGCTGAAGGGGATAAGGATTGATAGGATTAAAAGGGTTAACCCGATTTGCAGGCAGGGCCCCTCTAACAGGGGAAGCCATTGTTGGCAACCCAGTAAGCGGAGCAATAATAAGATAGTACCGGAGATGGATACCAGATGGTTGCCTCCCAGGACTCCTAAAGCGAGGAGGATCAGGAGAAAGGCATTCTGTATCATTTGCTACCCTCCTTGAGTTTCATTTCAAGATATTCAAGGGGGAGCAGGCTCATACCGGATCTGGGATCACCTTGGTTGACAGGTGGAAAAACGTGGGCCTATAATCTTGACAGGGATTTGACAGTCTGCAAGTAGCGCGGATGGATTTTGGTTCTTATGAACAGGAGGCCAAGCTATGCCTATCCAGGTGTATAACACATTAACTAGGCGGAAAGAGGAATTCGCCCCGCTAGATTCCGATGTTGTCAGGATCTATGTCTGCGGGATCACGCCCTATGACGAAAGCCATATTGGGCATGCAGTCCCGGCCATTATCTGGGATGCAATTTGCCGCTTCCTCGAATACCGCGGGTACAAGACTAAACTGGTACAGAATTTTACTGACGTTGACGATAAAGTTATTGCTCGCTCCCAGGCCACAGGGGTTCCCGCTTTGGAGTTGTCGGCTCGCTACATAGATTCCTATCTCGATGCCCTCACAGCTCTAGGGGTCAGGCCCGCCGACGTGTATTGCAAGGTCAGTGAGCATATCGATGATGTAATCGCCATGGTTCAAACCTTGATTGACAATGGCTCCGCCTATGTCGTTGATGGCGATGTCTTCTTTTCGGTGCCCCAGTTTCCCGAGTATGGCAAGCTTTCGGGACAGCGGCCCGAGGAGCTGGAGGCAGGGACTCGTTTTGCCGTCGACGAGCGAAAGCGACATCCCGCAGACTTTGCCCTCTGGAAGAGCGCTAAGCCCGGGGAGCCTGCTTGGGACAGCCCTTGGGGTAAGGGTCGACCGGGATGGCACATTGAGTGTTCCGCGATGGCAATGAAGTATTTGGGCAACCATATTGATATGCATGGTGGTGGCCTGGATCTGGTCTTTCCCCATCATGAGAATGAAATCGCCCAATCGGAGGCCTGTACCCAGGATCCTCCCTATGTCCGCTTCTGGCTGCACAATGGTTTGCTGAAAATCGGCGATGCCAAGATGTCGAAGTCTCTGGGTAACTTTACCACCATTCAGGAGTTGTTGGACCGTTATCCTGCTAAGGCCCTGCGGTTTTATGTGTTGTCCACCCATTACCGCAGCCCGCTGGAATTCAGCGATGAGCGACTGGAGGAAGCGGTGAGGGGATGGCGGCGACTCAATGACTCCGTGGCCAATTGGCGCCGAGCAATTCAGGGCAAGCTGACGTCAGAGGCAGCAAGCCTTCCCCAGCAGGATGTGTTGGCGGCCACCGAGGCTAAGTTCGTAGCGGCGATGGAAGACGACTTTAACACCGCCTTGGCCATTGGCAGCTTGTTTGAGCTGTGCCGCTTTATCAACGGTATTGTGGCCAATCTCGAC
Coding sequences within:
- a CDS encoding DUF441 domain-containing protein — protein: MIQNAFLLILLALGVLGGNHLVSISGTILLLLRLLGCQQWLPLLEGPCLQIGLTLLILSILIPFSSSDLELRQVAQALLRPTGAATFVAGIAGAYLGARGVTILQSHPEAILGIVLGTIVGATFFQGIPVGPLVAAGMGAVLLQLLRLLGLD
- a CDS encoding cysteine--tRNA ligase is translated as MPIQVYNTLTRRKEEFAPLDSDVVRIYVCGITPYDESHIGHAVPAIIWDAICRFLEYRGYKTKLVQNFTDVDDKVIARSQATGVPALELSARYIDSYLDALTALGVRPADVYCKVSEHIDDVIAMVQTLIDNGSAYVVDGDVFFSVPQFPEYGKLSGQRPEELEAGTRFAVDERKRHPADFALWKSAKPGEPAWDSPWGKGRPGWHIECSAMAMKYLGNHIDMHGGGLDLVFPHHENEIAQSEACTQDPPYVRFWLHNGLLKIGDAKMSKSLGNFTTIQELLDRYPAKALRFYVLSTHYRSPLEFSDERLEEAVRGWRRLNDSVANWRRAIQGKLTSEAASLPQQDVLAATEAKFVAAMEDDFNTALAIGSLFELCRFINGIVANLDAKEETQVQTVAAGIALMEKLAGDVLGLLTTEEDQTPGDITTELIDLILQLREEARQRRDWATADGIRDQLAALGIIIEDSPEGPRWKRQS